Part of the Fusarium musae strain F31 chromosome 3, whole genome shotgun sequence genome, TTCGTGTGCGTCACTATCTACTGGTTCTGCCCCGAATCACCACGATACATGATTATGAAAGGCCAAAGAGAAAAGGCTCGCACCATGATCTCCAAGTACTTTACTTCTTCGGAAGACCCTAACCACCCATTTGTTGAAATCATGATTGCTCAGATTGATGAGTCCATCGAGACTTCGGCGGTTGGATTTCGTGCTGTATGGGACTTCCGGGTCTTCTTCACCAAGGCTGTCGGCTTTCGAACCtttgtccttctcctctaCTCGATCTTCCAGCAGTGGAATGGTAAGCCTCGAACACCGACTCATATGGTCCTTCTCTCTGACTCGTTCTAGGTGGCGGCATCATTGGTCTCTACATGGACCCAGCGCTCCAAACAATCGGAatcaccaagaagctcgacgTCTTGGGCATCACACTAGGTCTGACTGCTACTTACTTTGTCTTCACTCTTTTCGGTGCCTACATCATCGAGTACTTTCGCAGACGAACTCTCATTTTTACGGGGTTGATATGCATCATCATTGCGCAAACCGCTGTCACAATTACAAGTTGGCGAGTCAATGTGCAAGGGGACAGATACCTATCTTATCTCACTGTTGTCTGGATTTATTGTTTCCAAGTCTGCAGTGCGTCTTTTATAGCGACGATGCACAACTTATACCCGGTTGAACTGTTGTCTCTGCCTTTAAGAGCAAAGGGAATGGCGCTGTACACGATGTTCCAGGTATTTTCCGTGCGCAAGAATGATCTTTCATTTAATGACATTACAAGGGCGCTGCTGGCGTTGTCCACAATTACGGCATTTCAGTTGGGATCCAGAAAGTTGGATATAAGATTTGGGCGGTGTACATTGCGTACAACCTCATCCAATTTGTCGTGGCTTACTTCATCTTCCCAGAGACTGGAAAGCTCAATCTGGAGGAGATTGACCACATTTTTGAGACCAAGAACACTAACCCCACCAAGCTGAGTGTCAAGATCGCAGATGCCAAATGGGCCTCGATcaaggaggaaaagaggcAGGCTCGCAACAATCCCATGGTAGCTTAGCTTTAGTCACAGCCGTACATCTCAGTCAAGAACATCCGCGCAGTTCCGATGTCTGGCATACCAGGGCGCAATAATGAGCAATTGGTACCCTAGCCTCTTTGCGAGTAACTGTCAACTGATACGCGTATATGCACCGCGAACGATTTGTCACACGAACGCATATCACATCATGTACCATGCACTCCACGTATTCTCCTTCCATTTCCAGCTGTAGCTCAGTAAATGCAGAGCTAGCGGGTGATCTGCACAGTGGATAAATGGGTAGGCGGGCCGGTAGAAAAAGCGCTTTGCTTTTGCTGGAAGACGAAAGACAGTATGCAGCAATAGATGCTCTCGTAGATCTCTCCCACAACCCGAAATTGGATCAATTTAGCGACTTGGATCAAGCTCCTCCAGAAAATGACTTATTGTAGACTCTCAACATGCGTGAGACAAGCATGCTGATTCGTGGATAATATCGCCCCTCCGCCTTAGTTATGCAGCTTCCCCTCTCTGCAAATGGCTGTTATCTGCGAGTCCTGAGTGTTCATTTGTCCTTTTTCCAATTCTTCACCTTAGCTTAGCCAtcttcctttccttcatCAGTGGCAATGATGTCACTAAAAATGTGTTCTCACCAATTTGACGAGTCCATCAAAGGTGCCTTGCCCCGTGACTTCATTTGGGGTTTTGCCACAGCGGCAGCTCAAGTTGAAGGCGCTTGGAACAAGGACGGTAAAGGCTTATCGATATGGGATACCTTTGCTCATATTCcaggcaaggtcaaggatggcAGTTCTGGTGACGATGCTGTCAGGTCTTATGATCTTTACAAGACCGATGTTGAGTGGCTTCGCAAGTACAAAGTCACAGGTTATCGGTTCTCACTCTCATGGTCACGAATCATCCCTATGGGCGGGAAAGATGACCCTGTCAACGAGGAGGGTATATCATACTACAATCGACTGATCGACGAGCTTCTTGCAAACAACATCACTCCATTCGTCACGCTCTTTCACTGGGACATCCCTCAGGCTTTAGAAGATCGTTATGG contains:
- a CDS encoding hypothetical protein (EggNog:ENOG41), producing the protein MPIQARRASFERHNIYQDVQADANKSGVAVEEIVTARITEDHLITKSRKALSLKSRAGFRIFLIMVTMGFNQAAYGIDWGVISSINSNTYWHDYFGFANSGSTLGVINALMTIGNFCGAPFLSLADKIGRRSVNFLGCFLTIVASLIQCFAPNVKVFMFGRFVLGFGTALCTSSQYIAEVAPPHIRGHIVGIFGAFFQVGSLSIVGIMMGFTHWESNWSWRVAFLIQAIFPFFVCVTIYWFCPESPRYMIMKGQREKARTMISKYFTSSEDPNHPFVEIMIAQIDESIETSAVGFRAVWDFRVFFTKAVGFRTFVLLLYSIFQQWNGGGIIGLYMDPALQTIGITKKLDVLGITLGLTATYFVFTLFGAYIIEYFRRRTLIFTGLICIIIAQTAVTITSWRVNVQGDRYLSYLTVVWIYCFQGAAGVVHNYGISVGIQKVGYKIWAVYIAYNLIQFVVAYFIFPETGKLNLEEIDHIFETKNTNPTKLSVKIADAKWASIKEEKRQARNNPMVA